One part of the Dasypus novemcinctus isolate mDasNov1 chromosome 29, mDasNov1.1.hap2, whole genome shotgun sequence genome encodes these proteins:
- the DKK4 gene encoding dickkopf-related protein 4, whose translation MAVALLLALGCFCSPLAALVLDFNNIKNSADVQGARKGSQCLSDRDCNTRKFCLKLHDEKPFCATCRGLRRRCQRNAMCCPGTLCLNDVCTAMEDAATISERQPDDHDDVDTKGITEHPVQENKPKRKPSTKKSQGSKGQEGESCLRTFDCGPGLCCARHFWTKICKPVLLEGQVCSRRGHKDTAQAPEIFQRCDCGPGLLCRSQVIGNRQHARLRVCQKI comes from the exons ATGGCCGTGGCGCTTCTGCTGGCCCTGGGCTGCTTCTGCTCCCCCCTGGCAGCTCTCGTCCTGGATTTCAACAACATCAAGAACTCCGCCGACGTGCAAGGCGCTCGCAAG GGTTCACAGTGCTTGTCTGACAGGGATTGCAATACCAGAAAATTCTGCCTCAAGCTCCACGATGAGAAGCCGTTCTGTGCGACGTGTCGTGGGCTACGGAGGAGGTGCCAGCGCAACGCCATGTGCTGCCCGGGGACGCTCTGTCTAAATG ATGTCTGCACAGCGATGGAAGATGCAGCCACCATATCAGAAAGGCAGCCCGATGACCACGACGACGTAGACACAAAAGGAATAACTGAGCATCCCGTTCAGGAAAACAAACCCAAGAGGAAGCCAAGCACGAAGAAATCACAAGGCAGTAAGG GACAAGAAGGAGAAAGCTGTCTTAGAACTTTTGACTGTGGACCTGGACTTTGCTGTGCTCGTCATTTTTGGACCAAAATTTGCAAACCAGTCCTCTTGGAGGGACAGGTCTGCTCAAGGAGAGGTCACAAAGATACGGCTCAAGCTCCAGAAATTTTCCAGCGTTGTGACTGCGGTCCTGGACTATTATGTCGAAGTCAAGTTATTGGCAATCGACAACACGCACGGTTAAGAGTATgtcaaaaaatctaa